In a single window of the Coprothermobacter proteolyticus DSM 5265 genome:
- a CDS encoding MBL fold metallo-hydrolase, whose amino-acid sequence MRIRWLGHSCFLIETGNVKILTDPYNPSTGYKASFPEVDLVLVSHEHGDHNCVKKVKAFKKVLKEGTEEFDGVKITAIPYFHDNAQGAKRGKISLFRIEAENMVLAFLSDLGTLLTEKELEALGQPNVIFLPVGGFFTIGPDEAWKVIDQLKPNIAIPMHYKTKYASFFLKTVLRDLDAFVKDHPYEQLDVLEITKENLPEPTKIVSLNFNPILEKA is encoded by the coding sequence ATGAGAATCAGATGGCTTGGACATTCATGTTTCCTTATTGAAACAGGAAACGTGAAGATACTTACTGACCCTTACAACCCTTCCACTGGCTACAAAGCTTCCTTCCCCGAAGTGGATTTAGTCCTTGTGTCCCATGAACACGGCGATCATAACTGTGTTAAAAAAGTAAAAGCGTTCAAAAAAGTGCTTAAAGAAGGTACAGAAGAATTTGATGGGGTAAAGATCACCGCCATTCCCTACTTCCACGACAATGCCCAAGGAGCAAAAAGAGGCAAGATCTCTTTGTTCCGCATCGAAGCCGAAAATATGGTTTTGGCATTCTTAAGTGATTTAGGTACTCTGCTAACAGAAAAAGAACTCGAAGCGCTGGGCCAGCCTAATGTCATATTTCTACCCGTAGGGGGATTCTTCACAATTGGCCCTGATGAAGCATGGAAGGTCATTGACCAACTAAAACCTAACATTGCTATTCCCATGCACTACAAGACGAAGTATGCCAGCTTCTTTTTAAAAACTGTACTACGCGATCTTGATGCATTCGTCAAAGACCATCCTTATGAGCAACTGGACGTGCTGGAAATAACAAAAGAAAACTTACCAGAACCAACAAAAATAGTCTCTTTGAATTTCAATCCCATTTTAGAAAAAGCTTAG
- a CDS encoding ECF transporter S component, whose protein sequence is MNPKVKFLTLTALLIAVGVLLPMVFHILSFGGPMFLPMHIPVLVAGFLLPWQFAALVGITTPLLSFFLTGMPPVPTVFTMTAELFTYGITTSLLYRNFKKNTYVSMISAMLIGRLVSILANWILFNFVLGLPFKLTAFLYSMFVIGLPGIVIQILTIPPLVTLLVHRQANVHERSRNPVTLKG, encoded by the coding sequence ATGAATCCAAAAGTTAAGTTCTTGACGCTGACCGCGTTGCTTATCGCTGTGGGTGTTCTATTACCCATGGTTTTTCACATACTTTCTTTTGGTGGCCCCATGTTTTTACCAATGCACATACCCGTTTTAGTTGCTGGTTTTCTGCTGCCATGGCAGTTTGCCGCACTAGTTGGCATAACCACTCCACTTCTTAGCTTTTTCCTTACAGGAATGCCTCCAGTGCCCACGGTTTTTACAATGACCGCTGAACTATTCACTTATGGTATTACTACGTCGCTCTTATACAGAAACTTTAAGAAAAACACGTATGTTTCCATGATCTCAGCAATGCTCATAGGCAGATTGGTCTCTATCTTGGCAAACTGGATTCTTTTCAACTTTGTTCTTGGGCTACCATTCAAGCTAACAGCTTTTCTTTACAGCATGTTCGTCATAGGTCTACCTGGAATTGTTATTCAAATACTTACCATTCCTCCCTTGGTAACACTATTAGTGCATAGACAGGCGAACGTGCACGAGAGAAGCCGAAATCCTGTTACTTTGAAAGGGTGA
- a CDS encoding class I SAM-dependent methyltransferase, with amino-acid sequence MDLNQKAFFDKVATEWDSKNHHDPRKIKDIMNILKPKPGDHVLDVGCGTGVLIPYLLESIGPTGRVVGLDYSKNMLRLAREKFPKQTYPNVDFVLADVMAFETDDLFDLVICYSSFPHFPDKEGSIKKMAELLKPRGKLAICHSQGRNHINKMHKDMGGDMAKVELPSVDIVSQFMVEANLNVQIAIDDDEKYVLVAVK; translated from the coding sequence ATGGATCTGAACCAAAAAGCATTCTTTGATAAAGTAGCCACCGAGTGGGATAGCAAAAACCACCACGACCCCAGAAAAATAAAGGACATAATGAACATTCTTAAACCTAAGCCTGGTGACCACGTGCTGGACGTAGGCTGTGGCACAGGTGTGCTAATACCATATCTTCTTGAGTCAATTGGCCCAACAGGTCGGGTAGTCGGTTTGGACTACTCCAAGAATATGCTTCGCCTTGCCAGAGAAAAGTTTCCAAAACAAACCTATCCGAACGTAGATTTTGTTTTAGCTGATGTCATGGCTTTTGAAACCGATGACCTTTTTGACCTAGTGATTTGTTACTCCTCTTTCCCCCACTTTCCTGACAAAGAGGGCAGTATAAAGAAAATGGCAGAGTTGTTAAAGCCGCGCGGAAAACTGGCTATTTGCCACTCTCAGGGGCGCAATCACATAAACAAGATGCACAAAGACATGGGAGGCGACATGGCAAAAGTAGAACTTCCCAGTGTTGATATAGTGAGTCAGTTCATGGTGGAAGCCAATTTGAATGTGCAAATAGCCATAGACGATGATGAAAAGTACGTCTTAGTGGCAGTTAAATGA
- a CDS encoding 2-oxoacid:acceptor oxidoreductase subunit alpha yields the protein MEKELFTFIAGGTAGAGIRKAGAVAGYIFTRMGRRVFEMEDYQSLIKGGHNFAVVSSATYPIKSHYMRADLVVATDKRSYDMHKEHLRDGGIMVFNSDAMKDETVPNGIGIPFSTISKKYTNSELRLGVGAVTVLAVSIGMSKDELADVIREQYRDAENNINFAMEIYDAAAPQLFGKFALKKTNEKPLPMISGNEAISLGAVAGGLDFFFAYPMTPASSILHFLAAHAKEFQIGVMHPESELAAINMALGAASMGLKTMVASSGGGMALMEEAFSLSGMAEVPVLAVLGSRPGPSTGVPTYTEQGDLRFAINQGHGEFPRVVASPYSMEEAFYLAAEMLGLVQEFQTLGILLTEKHLGESRMTVDIDPTKAYWAEPIMYQGGDEKYLRYKITEDGISPLLFPPSDQVIKFTSYEHDEYGVSTEDPQMIAKMHEKRAKKQETLVQKLMQMHTVNVFGHGEPVIFTYGSTTMSVLEALQCANLEATVVQPIYLEPFPTWEFEKFKNVNPIVVEQSVMGAFETLIKEKTGIKAKASIRKYDGRPFDPEELAQQIKEVI from the coding sequence GTGGAAAAGGAACTATTTACCTTCATAGCCGGAGGCACGGCTGGGGCCGGTATAAGAAAGGCAGGAGCCGTAGCCGGTTACATCTTTACAAGAATGGGCAGAAGAGTTTTCGAAATGGAAGATTACCAAAGTCTTATAAAAGGCGGACACAATTTCGCAGTGGTTTCCTCAGCTACTTATCCCATAAAAAGCCATTACATGAGAGCAGATTTGGTAGTTGCCACTGACAAGCGCAGCTACGATATGCACAAAGAGCATCTTCGTGATGGTGGTATCATGGTTTTCAACTCAGATGCCATGAAAGACGAAACAGTCCCAAACGGTATAGGAATACCGTTTTCTACCATTTCAAAGAAATACACAAACTCTGAACTTAGGTTAGGCGTGGGCGCTGTCACAGTCCTTGCCGTAAGTATTGGCATGTCAAAGGACGAATTGGCAGATGTCATCCGCGAACAATACAGAGATGCTGAAAACAACATCAACTTCGCCATGGAGATCTATGATGCCGCAGCTCCACAGCTTTTTGGAAAATTCGCACTGAAGAAAACTAATGAGAAACCACTTCCCATGATCAGTGGCAACGAAGCCATCTCACTAGGCGCTGTAGCTGGCGGTCTAGATTTCTTCTTTGCCTATCCCATGACACCTGCTTCTTCCATACTGCATTTCTTGGCTGCTCATGCGAAAGAGTTCCAAATTGGTGTAATGCATCCTGAAAGTGAGCTGGCTGCCATAAACATGGCGCTGGGTGCTGCCAGCATGGGGCTAAAAACCATGGTGGCTTCAAGTGGAGGTGGCATGGCACTCATGGAGGAAGCATTCTCACTTTCCGGTATGGCAGAAGTACCTGTACTTGCAGTACTTGGTTCTAGGCCTGGTCCTTCCACAGGTGTGCCTACTTACACAGAGCAAGGAGACCTGCGCTTTGCCATAAACCAGGGGCATGGAGAATTTCCTCGGGTGGTGGCTTCCCCTTACAGCATGGAAGAAGCTTTTTACCTTGCCGCTGAAATGCTTGGTCTGGTACAGGAATTCCAAACTTTGGGCATTTTGCTAACCGAAAAACATCTTGGTGAAAGCCGCATGACCGTGGATATAGACCCCACTAAAGCATATTGGGCAGAGCCTATCATGTATCAGGGCGGTGACGAGAAGTATTTGAGGTATAAGATAACAGAAGATGGCATATCTCCTCTGCTTTTCCCACCTTCTGACCAAGTGATAAAGTTTACCAGCTATGAACATGATGAATACGGCGTTTCCACCGAAGACCCACAGATGATAGCGAAAATGCATGAAAAACGTGCCAAAAAACAAGAGACACTGGTGCAGAAGCTTATGCAGATGCACACCGTAAACGTATTTGGACATGGTGAACCAGTCATCTTTACCTACGGTTCCACAACCATGTCAGTGCTGGAAGCACTGCAGTGTGCTAATTTGGAAGCAACAGTGGTTCAGCCTATTTACTTAGAACCGTTCCCTACGTGGGAATTTGAAAAATTCAAAAATGTTAACCCCATCGTAGTAGAGCAAAGCGTTATGGGAGCTTTTGAAACCCTGATAAAAGAGAAAACGGGCATAAAAGCTAAAGCTTCCATTAGGAAATACGACGGAAGACCCTTTGATCCAGAAGAACTCGCCCAGCAAATAAAGGAGGTGATATAG
- a CDS encoding thiamine pyrophosphate-dependent enzyme, with protein sequence MPDDLTTYAENTWCPGCGNFGIFNAFKNAVRRLEQEDGISRNNILITAGIGCHAKIFDYLDLSGFYSLHGREIATAQGMKLANPSVTVVAFAGDGDAFGEGIEHLIFAAKRNADITVIIHDNGVYGLTTGQFTPTSPEGFRGPSTPFGSPEEPLNPIKLMLSVGATFVARGFSGKLKELTDVFYQAMKHKGFSFVDVLQPCVSFNDTYKLYNSKVEILPQPVSTVEEAMKLAEQTEKLPIGIFYQVEQVPTYHERLLGDLNIATQRAPKEQRWESIRTLLQQST encoded by the coding sequence ATGCCTGATGACCTGACCACTTATGCAGAAAACACATGGTGTCCAGGATGTGGTAACTTCGGCATTTTCAATGCGTTCAAGAATGCTGTTAGAAGATTAGAACAAGAGGACGGCATAAGCAGAAATAACATTCTCATCACCGCTGGAATAGGTTGTCACGCAAAGATTTTCGACTACTTGGATCTGTCAGGTTTTTATTCCCTACATGGCAGAGAAATAGCCACAGCTCAGGGCATGAAACTGGCTAACCCCTCGGTTACCGTTGTTGCTTTTGCCGGTGATGGTGACGCTTTCGGGGAAGGCATCGAACACCTCATTTTTGCAGCCAAGAGAAACGCTGATATAACAGTAATAATACATGATAACGGCGTTTACGGTTTAACCACAGGGCAGTTCACTCCTACTTCGCCAGAAGGTTTTAGAGGACCGTCCACACCTTTTGGTAGCCCAGAAGAGCCGCTTAATCCAATAAAGCTCATGCTTAGCGTAGGAGCCACCTTTGTTGCGCGGGGTTTTTCAGGGAAGCTTAAGGAACTTACGGATGTTTTCTACCAAGCTATGAAGCACAAGGGCTTTTCTTTCGTTGACGTGCTCCAGCCGTGCGTTTCCTTTAACGATACTTACAAGCTCTACAACAGCAAAGTAGAAATCTTACCGCAGCCAGTTAGTACAGTGGAAGAAGCCATGAAACTTGCAGAGCAGACAGAAAAGCTTCCCATCGGGATTTTCTACCAAGTAGAGCAGGTTCCAACTTACCATGAGAGATTACTTGGAGATTTAAACATTGCTACCCAGAGAGCTCCCAAAGAACAGCGCTGGGAATCCATTAGAACCTTGCTGCAGCAGAGCACCTAA
- a CDS encoding M24 family metallopeptidase, with amino-acid sequence MNQKRLEKVLEGMTQAGLSQMIISDPTNIFYLTGKWINPGERMLVLLIRSEQIPTLFVNELFPIREKLGLDVVTYNDSQDPIALLLPHIAPDKPLGVDKNWPARFLIELMHQSPIPIKDFVDISSIVDSVRAIKDDMEQQLMREASHINDQAMERVLHLIPNLHTEKKVSRLLLDIYEELGADGYSFEPIIAYGPNGADPHHESDSTTSLKEGDSVIIDIGCRKNFYCSDMTRTVFYKKADDLQRKIYNIVLEANLKAIETVKPGVRFCDIDAAARNHIENFGFGGYFTHRTGHSIGLDVHETGDVSSVNTDIVQEGMIFSIEPGIYLPGKFGVRIEDLVLVTPTGCEVLNHFPKELQIVD; translated from the coding sequence ATGAATCAGAAGCGTTTAGAAAAAGTACTGGAAGGGATGACCCAAGCTGGTCTATCCCAAATGATCATTTCCGACCCCACAAACATTTTCTACCTCACAGGTAAGTGGATAAACCCAGGAGAACGGATGTTGGTACTCTTGATCAGAAGTGAACAAATCCCCACACTTTTTGTAAATGAACTGTTCCCTATCAGGGAAAAACTTGGTCTGGATGTGGTAACCTACAACGATTCTCAGGATCCCATTGCTTTACTCTTACCCCACATTGCCCCTGACAAGCCTCTAGGGGTTGACAAGAACTGGCCTGCCCGTTTCCTTATAGAGCTCATGCACCAATCCCCTATTCCCATAAAGGATTTTGTGGACATCTCCAGTATTGTTGATAGTGTACGTGCCATAAAGGATGACATGGAACAACAGCTTATGAGAGAAGCATCACATATAAACGACCAAGCCATGGAAAGGGTTTTGCACCTAATTCCCAATTTGCATACAGAGAAAAAGGTGAGTCGCTTGCTGCTGGACATTTACGAAGAACTAGGAGCAGATGGATATTCCTTTGAACCCATTATTGCTTACGGCCCTAACGGCGCTGACCCGCACCACGAAAGTGATTCAACTACTTCGTTAAAGGAAGGCGATAGTGTCATCATTGATATTGGCTGCCGTAAGAATTTCTACTGCTCAGATATGACTAGAACAGTTTTCTACAAGAAAGCAGACGACTTGCAAAGGAAAATTTACAACATCGTTTTGGAAGCAAATCTAAAGGCCATTGAAACTGTGAAACCAGGCGTAAGATTCTGCGACATCGATGCAGCGGCTCGCAATCACATTGAAAACTTCGGCTTTGGTGGTTATTTTACTCATCGCACAGGTCACAGCATCGGTCTGGATGTACATGAAACTGGCGATGTATCTTCAGTCAATACGGATATAGTACAGGAAGGTATGATCTTCTCTATTGAACCGGGCATCTACCTGCCCGGTAAGTTCGGCGTTCGCATTGAAGATTTAGTATTGGTAACACCAACTGGCTGCGAAGTGTTAAACCATTTCCCCAAGGAGCTCCAAATAGTAGACTGA
- a CDS encoding M20/M25/M40 family metallo-hydrolase — MDVLDLLSSLVSFQTVNDPSKGEMPSRECPAFVQSTLQSWGIDSEIIEHNGAYAVVGEIGEGLPKVMVMAHFDVVPVSKDEWHYEPFKLTVEGDKAYGRGSVDDKGNVASLMFALKELKEKPLNGKVLFAFTGDEETGGATALYIAEKLHEINKLPSFLINADGTGMIPIVRRRKGFSVTISVPTAKKMTKGKLEEQTFEIRTPVVETRHAAYFLPGVDTHPLIAASQFLRETDYEAVSLTGAFLKSNVVPGTVTLTYVKPEQGTQSEVEVDENLTKLIKAVVPLVRAPIKAEKYSDFGVSITPNMYTFDGERHSLSLDIRAMSHDNQDIERTLKEVLSYNLPDAEVDFGNKEKAGFLFTDPKEPFVQTVLQVLKENGERAKAVEGAGAADSRYFTPLGVKAIDFGPKGGNVHGPNEYVEVSSLKKLPHVYVQIIDKLLSL, encoded by the coding sequence TTGGATGTCTTAGATTTACTTTCCAGCCTGGTTTCATTTCAGACTGTAAATGACCCAAGCAAAGGTGAGATGCCTTCCAGGGAGTGCCCCGCGTTTGTACAAAGCACTCTGCAATCTTGGGGCATTGATAGCGAGATAATCGAGCACAATGGCGCCTATGCTGTTGTTGGTGAAATAGGCGAAGGCTTGCCAAAAGTCATGGTCATGGCACATTTTGATGTAGTACCTGTAAGTAAAGATGAATGGCACTATGAACCTTTTAAATTGACCGTGGAAGGCGATAAAGCCTACGGCAGAGGTTCCGTGGATGATAAAGGCAACGTCGCCTCCCTCATGTTTGCCCTAAAAGAGCTCAAAGAAAAACCACTAAACGGCAAAGTACTGTTTGCCTTCACAGGTGATGAAGAAACTGGAGGAGCCACCGCTCTGTACATTGCAGAGAAACTCCATGAGATTAATAAACTGCCTTCTTTCTTGATAAATGCGGATGGTACAGGCATGATCCCCATAGTTCGAAGGAGAAAAGGTTTTAGCGTAACCATTTCTGTCCCTACTGCAAAGAAAATGACAAAGGGCAAGCTTGAAGAACAAACCTTTGAGATTCGTACACCCGTTGTGGAAACGAGACATGCTGCCTACTTCTTGCCGGGCGTGGACACCCACCCTTTAATAGCTGCGTCTCAGTTCCTACGCGAAACTGATTACGAAGCTGTCTCCCTCACTGGAGCCTTTCTCAAATCCAACGTGGTACCGGGAACAGTCACTCTAACATACGTAAAACCAGAGCAGGGAACGCAGTCAGAAGTAGAAGTAGATGAAAACCTAACAAAGCTTATAAAAGCTGTTGTCCCTTTAGTAAGAGCTCCCATAAAAGCTGAAAAATACAGCGATTTTGGTGTCTCCATAACACCCAATATGTATACCTTTGATGGCGAAAGGCATTCTCTTTCCTTGGATATTAGAGCCATGAGCCATGACAATCAGGACATTGAACGTACCTTAAAAGAGGTGCTTTCTTATAATCTGCCTGACGCCGAGGTAGACTTTGGCAACAAGGAAAAAGCTGGCTTCCTCTTTACAGATCCCAAAGAACCATTTGTTCAAACAGTACTCCAGGTTCTAAAGGAAAACGGAGAACGTGCCAAGGCAGTTGAAGGTGCAGGCGCAGCAGACTCACGCTACTTCACACCCCTAGGTGTGAAAGCTATCGATTTTGGACCCAAAGGCGGGAACGTGCATGGACCCAATGAATACGTTGAAGTATCTTCACTGAAAAAACTACCTCACGTTTACGTGCAAATTATTGATAAACTTCTAAGCTTGTAG
- a CDS encoding Holliday junction resolvase-like protein translates to MWWFLIGLAVGIVILLFFRLAFERDLERTRRELYQQYENQLRENQLRAEAYWKAQFEDWKSREIETLKQSIDQQYKAALEQWKLEVEEEIRQDATKRSKSVMLGQITEHLVPFLPDFKYNPKDARFLGTPVDLIVFDGLSDGQLKQVVFIEVKSGSSKQLTQRERQVRDIILDKHVCWELFYQPSTELLTQENQITFDIDIFSDTDNDAGENPTEL, encoded by the coding sequence ATGTGGTGGTTCTTGATTGGTTTGGCAGTGGGCATAGTCATCCTACTGTTCTTCAGGTTGGCTTTTGAGCGAGACCTAGAAAGAACACGAAGAGAACTCTACCAGCAATATGAAAACCAGTTACGTGAAAATCAACTCCGCGCGGAAGCATACTGGAAGGCGCAATTTGAAGACTGGAAAAGCCGAGAAATAGAGACCTTGAAGCAGTCCATAGATCAGCAGTATAAAGCAGCCCTGGAACAGTGGAAGCTGGAAGTGGAAGAAGAAATTAGGCAAGATGCCACTAAACGTAGCAAATCAGTCATGCTGGGTCAAATAACAGAGCATCTGGTACCTTTTTTGCCTGACTTCAAGTACAACCCAAAAGACGCTCGCTTCTTAGGAACGCCCGTGGATCTGATCGTGTTTGACGGCCTTAGTGACGGACAGTTGAAACAGGTTGTGTTCATTGAAGTGAAAAGTGGTAGTTCTAAACAACTTACTCAGCGAGAAAGACAAGTTCGCGACATCATCTTGGACAAGCACGTTTGCTGGGAACTATTCTACCAACCGTCCACAGAGTTACTCACACAAGAAAACCAGATCACCTTCGACATTGACATTTTCAGTGATACGGATAATGACGCTGGCGAGAATCCTACGGAACTATGA
- a CDS encoding GerMN domain-containing protein, translating to MAKKSSSVRGSAARWILIVILVVVVGFAAGFLYSRYGTGFFGSSIKPGYLSNMDSIYVNNISKELELTATQQEVVQLALKAELSQRKALTQEGLAESAIASELKSTTASAVDVIRAALGDKTDTFLNLVKEYNRDRSIPVKLVPVKVYFIVADPDWAVKAEEHYVVDENKPLRALESLIEGPEDLSMGMPLPPTTRILGFTVENGTAYVDLSREAITEAYKYCPVSAGGEAMSINAIGNTLTEFSEIQRVKLSIEGKTQGEIDGYSIEEYWGHFGLPSEITRNEEVIVP from the coding sequence ATGGCAAAGAAAAGCAGTAGCGTGAGAGGGAGTGCGGCACGCTGGATATTAATAGTAATCTTGGTTGTCGTAGTTGGCTTTGCTGCGGGTTTCTTGTATTCCAGATATGGCACGGGGTTTTTCGGTTCCAGCATAAAGCCTGGTTACTTGTCCAACATGGATTCTATTTATGTCAACAACATTTCCAAAGAGTTGGAGCTTACTGCAACGCAGCAAGAGGTGGTGCAGCTCGCACTGAAGGCTGAGCTTTCGCAAAGGAAGGCTTTGACACAGGAGGGGTTGGCTGAGAGCGCTATTGCTTCGGAACTGAAAAGTACTACTGCATCAGCTGTGGATGTGATTAGAGCTGCTTTGGGTGATAAGACCGACACCTTTCTGAACCTGGTTAAAGAGTATAACCGTGATAGGTCCATACCTGTAAAGCTGGTTCCTGTGAAGGTTTATTTCATTGTGGCCGATCCTGACTGGGCTGTTAAAGCTGAAGAGCATTATGTGGTGGACGAGAACAAGCCGCTTAGAGCTTTAGAATCACTTATTGAGGGACCCGAAGATTTAAGTATGGGTATGCCATTACCTCCAACCACTCGCATACTGGGGTTTACTGTGGAAAACGGTACAGCTTATGTGGATTTAAGCCGGGAAGCGATAACAGAGGCTTACAAATACTGTCCTGTGTCTGCTGGTGGCGAAGCTATGAGTATTAACGCCATAGGCAATACATTGACTGAATTTTCAGAAATTCAAAGGGTAAAGCTCAGTATTGAAGGTAAGACACAAGGCGAAATAGACGGATATTCCATAGAAGAATATTGGGGCCATTTTGGACTGCCCAGCGAAATAACAAGGAATGAAGAGGTCATAGTTCCGTAG
- a CDS encoding CRISPR-associated endonuclease Cas3'' — translation MNLIEHYGLKDVYLTVIPKLNRDKEAGTLWSHSLDVAERFRELTEKLWRPPVGPDAHRVLRYSLDMMQSLVYLHDVGKIDARFQEQLKNGELISRHTLLGLNLVVDAAEKLSQNYPKDFRPTLVYLTSLATTLHHAPLMRTTFTNVKEHPDASLLPAHLRSLWEEELSQTINRLKQYRKQLMISGWELHWVYTYLNGLVALADETSSAHYPLTFSHTFYVDYQVPDQPCTHEVGVYAPQLWARQLKKGVLTPSVSEAFRLMQPRIYTSFYDILPFTMGLGKYNVRMLSLLGSTVYTPRKDWAALFSDLFRARVIITNPARGPINIVRAEDYENKLPYYLQSNDEETDEVDEWTVVTQDYNDLVPPYDWLSLVKKVWNQLGEYALMNMGVHNIKQPFIKADVIQPKDHIHNLRKQLPEHIKLWPKVPLETLVNKLASTPVPLYEATKGAIINESHILLKQSNRVSR, via the coding sequence ATGAACTTAATTGAACACTACGGCCTTAAAGACGTCTATCTAACCGTCATACCAAAGCTAAATCGGGACAAAGAAGCAGGAACTCTGTGGAGCCATTCCTTGGATGTGGCGGAGCGTTTTAGAGAGCTCACTGAAAAACTATGGCGTCCGCCTGTGGGCCCAGACGCTCACCGTGTTCTACGTTACAGCCTTGATATGATGCAGAGTTTAGTGTACCTACATGATGTAGGTAAAATCGATGCACGTTTCCAAGAGCAGTTGAAAAACGGCGAGCTCATCTCCAGACACACTCTTTTGGGCTTGAATCTTGTGGTAGACGCCGCAGAAAAGCTTTCACAAAACTATCCGAAGGACTTTAGACCCACGCTGGTTTATCTAACATCCTTGGCCACCACGCTGCACCATGCTCCACTAATGAGAACCACCTTTACTAATGTTAAAGAACACCCTGACGCAAGCCTTTTGCCTGCGCACCTAAGAAGTTTGTGGGAAGAAGAGCTTAGCCAAACCATAAATCGTCTTAAACAATACAGAAAACAACTTATGATAAGCGGGTGGGAACTTCACTGGGTCTACACCTATCTCAATGGTCTTGTAGCTTTGGCTGATGAAACCTCCAGCGCTCATTATCCTTTGACCTTTTCTCACACATTCTACGTAGACTATCAAGTACCTGATCAGCCCTGCACCCATGAAGTCGGTGTATACGCTCCACAGTTATGGGCAAGACAGCTAAAGAAAGGCGTCCTTACTCCATCAGTTAGCGAAGCATTCCGATTGATGCAACCACGCATTTACACCAGCTTCTATGACATACTTCCTTTTACAATGGGCTTAGGAAAGTACAACGTAAGAATGCTCAGCTTGCTGGGCAGTACCGTTTACACCCCAAGAAAAGACTGGGCAGCATTGTTCTCAGACCTATTTAGAGCCCGAGTTATTATCACAAACCCGGCAAGGGGCCCTATAAACATTGTGCGTGCCGAGGATTACGAGAACAAACTCCCCTATTACTTACAAAGCAACGATGAAGAAACAGACGAAGTAGACGAATGGACTGTGGTTACACAAGACTACAACGACTTAGTGCCGCCATATGATTGGCTATCACTGGTGAAAAAAGTTTGGAATCAACTTGGAGAGTACGCACTAATGAACATGGGAGTGCATAACATCAAACAGCCATTTATTAAAGCTGACGTAATCCAACCCAAAGATCACATTCACAATTTAAGAAAACAGCTCCCTGAGCACATAAAGCTTTGGCCCAAGGTCCCGTTAGAAACCTTGGTTAACAAACTTGCCAGCACCCCAGTCCCACTTTATGAGGCGACCAAGGGCGCCATCATTAATGAATCCCACATACTGCTTAAGCAAAGTAACCGCGTAAGCAGGTAG
- a CDS encoding GNAT family N-acetyltransferase, which produces MVVRKGTLEDKNHFSELVLLAAPFFSKLFGEKRAVELLQLLYEHDRNLFSFSHCLFAQDGDDILGLVVGYDWQTKQNEQLSTGYLMIKHLGLQFFKALPALLKLDAQVSRISREDYYIAFLAVYQQVQTRGVGTALMKRAEEDAVSCGAKFICLDVETENENAVRFYQKRGYRIERTFSVNLTQEVVLHFHRMKKELR; this is translated from the coding sequence ATGGTTGTCAGGAAAGGAACTTTGGAAGACAAGAACCATTTCTCTGAGCTGGTGCTACTTGCAGCTCCATTTTTCTCAAAGTTGTTCGGAGAAAAAAGGGCAGTGGAGCTTTTGCAGCTGTTGTACGAGCATGATAGGAATTTGTTCAGCTTCTCTCATTGCTTGTTTGCTCAAGATGGTGATGACATCCTTGGATTGGTAGTGGGCTACGATTGGCAAACTAAACAGAACGAACAGCTGAGTACCGGTTACCTCATGATCAAGCACTTGGGACTTCAGTTTTTCAAAGCCCTGCCAGCACTTCTCAAATTGGATGCACAGGTTAGTAGAATTTCGCGTGAAGACTATTACATAGCCTTCTTGGCTGTTTATCAGCAAGTGCAAACACGGGGTGTAGGCACAGCATTAATGAAGCGCGCTGAAGAGGACGCAGTTTCGTGCGGTGCGAAGTTTATCTGCCTGGACGTGGAAACAGAAAACGAAAATGCAGTTCGTTTTTACCAAAAGCGCGGTTATAGAATAGAAAGAACGTTTTCAGTAAATTTGACTCAGGAAGTGGTTCTCCACTTCCATAGAATGAAGAAAGAACTAAGGTAA